A genomic window from Aquitalea aquatilis includes:
- a CDS encoding DUF262 domain-containing protein, whose product MGRINRQSTSISISEFYENHVLTKYNYEPEYQRKSIWTDEKQSFLVDSILRNFPIPPIFLHQKIDPDNGKTKFDVVDGKQRLTSIIRFIEGEIPCQSEIDDADSAIAGKHFKDIPLEDIKKEFWRYRIPLELIDADNPDLIDEIFDRLNRNGERLNGQELRNARYYDSPIIKIANEIANRNPFWKERLAIATDVSRMEDAEFISELIFVIYEDSLFGSNQKNIDEKYEKYSKMDDAWAENTRHTFSEITQILVDFNLDYDGFRINGVSHLFGLWSLATQIYKKNLHTDISAQLNEFFGCLRSDATKDKNVLEYKKSMSSGTKEVTQRTRRRSALLSYLSLQ is encoded by the coding sequence ATGGGACGTATTAATCGACAAAGTACATCTATAAGTATTTCTGAGTTTTACGAAAACCACGTCCTTACAAAGTACAATTACGAACCAGAATACCAGAGAAAGAGCATATGGACAGATGAAAAACAATCCTTTCTCGTAGATAGCATTTTAAGAAATTTCCCTATCCCCCCTATTTTTTTACATCAAAAAATCGATCCTGATAATGGCAAAACAAAATTCGACGTTGTTGACGGAAAGCAAAGGCTAACATCGATAATTAGATTTATTGAAGGTGAAATTCCATGTCAATCCGAGATTGATGACGCAGACTCCGCCATCGCAGGTAAGCATTTTAAAGACATCCCTCTGGAAGATATTAAGAAAGAATTCTGGAGATATAGAATACCCCTTGAATTGATTGACGCTGACAATCCCGATTTAATCGATGAAATTTTTGACCGATTAAATAGAAATGGCGAGAGATTAAATGGCCAGGAGCTTCGAAATGCTCGGTATTACGACAGTCCAATCATTAAAATTGCAAATGAAATAGCAAATAGAAATCCATTCTGGAAGGAGCGGCTCGCGATTGCGACGGATGTGAGCAGAATGGAAGATGCTGAATTTATATCTGAATTAATCTTTGTGATATATGAAGATAGTTTATTTGGTTCAAACCAGAAAAATATTGACGAAAAATATGAGAAATACTCAAAGATGGATGATGCTTGGGCAGAAAATACACGTCATACTTTTAGCGAGATCACACAAATTCTAGTTGATTTCAATCTTGACTATGATGGCTTTAGAATCAATGGCGTTAGTCATCTCTTTGGCTTGTGGTCATTAGCAACACAAATATATAAAAAAAATCTACACACCGACATATCAGCACAGCTAAATGAATTCTTTGGCTGCTTAAGAAGCGACGCCACTAAAGATAAAAATGTTCTTGAGTATAAAAAGAGCATGAGCTCTGGCACTAAAGAAGTTACTCAACGCACAAGACGTAGATCAGCACTACTTTCTTACTTGTCACTGCAATAG
- the arsB gene encoding ACR3 family arsenite efflux transporter has translation MTNTPCEVTAKPAAGTPMSIFERYLTVWVFLCIVAGIGAGQLAPGLFKAIGHMEVAQVNLPVGLLIWVMIIPMLVKVDFAALHEVRQHVRGIGVTLFVNWLVKPFSMAFLGWLFIRHWFAPLLPADQLDSYIAGLILLAAAPCTAMVFVWSRLSNGDPLFTLSQVAMNDTIMVFAFAPIVALLLGISSITVPWATLLTSVLLYIVIPVILAQLWRKLLLAKGQQAFDAAMARIGPWSITALLATLVLLFAFQGEAIIRQPLVIALLAVPILIQVFFNSALAYWLNKLVGEKHNIACPSALIGASNFFELAVAAAISLFGFESGAALATVVGVLIEVPVMLLVVKVVNASKGWYETPQA, from the coding sequence ATGACGAATACCCCGTGTGAAGTGACGGCCAAGCCGGCTGCCGGTACGCCGATGAGCATTTTCGAGCGCTACCTGACGGTGTGGGTTTTTCTCTGCATCGTGGCCGGTATCGGTGCGGGGCAGCTTGCGCCCGGATTGTTCAAGGCCATTGGGCATATGGAAGTGGCCCAGGTGAATCTGCCGGTCGGTCTGCTCATCTGGGTGATGATTATCCCGATGCTGGTCAAGGTGGATTTTGCTGCCCTGCATGAGGTCAGGCAGCATGTGCGCGGCATTGGCGTCACGCTATTTGTTAACTGGTTGGTCAAGCCGTTTTCCATGGCTTTCCTGGGCTGGCTGTTCATCCGCCACTGGTTTGCGCCGCTGCTGCCGGCCGATCAACTCGACAGCTACATTGCAGGGCTGATCCTGCTGGCCGCCGCGCCTTGCACCGCCATGGTTTTCGTGTGGAGCCGGCTGTCCAATGGTGACCCGCTGTTCACGCTATCCCAGGTGGCGATGAACGACACCATCATGGTCTTCGCGTTTGCGCCCATCGTGGCGCTCCTGCTCGGCATCTCGTCGATTACCGTGCCCTGGGCCACGCTGCTGACTTCGGTGCTGCTCTACATCGTCATCCCCGTCATCCTGGCGCAGCTGTGGCGCAAGCTACTGCTGGCCAAGGGGCAGCAAGCCTTTGATGCGGCCATGGCGAGGATCGGGCCGTGGTCCATCACTGCGCTGCTGGCCACACTGGTTTTGCTGTTTGCTTTTCAGGGGGAGGCCATCATCCGTCAGCCGCTGGTGATTGCACTGCTGGCCGTACCTATCCTGATTCAGGTGTTTTTCAACTCGGCACTGGCCTACTGGCTGAACAAGCTGGTAGGGGAGAAGCACAATATTGCCTGCCCGTCGGCGCTGATTGGTGCGTCGAATTTCTTCGAGCTGGCGGTGGCTGCGGCCATCAGCCTGTTTGGCTTCGAGTCCGGCGCAGCGCTGGCCACGGTGGTAGGGGTGTTGATCGAGGTACCGGTCATGCTGCTGGTGGTGAAGGTGGTGAATGCATCCAAGGGCTGGTACGAAACGCCGCAAGCCTGA
- a CDS encoding arsenate reductase ArsC, whose amino-acid sequence MTTAKTVLVLCTGNSCRSQMGEAILNHELAGLVRAISAGTSPQPKVADGAIEALQQAGLPTDGLFPKTVEAVMDQDIDLVVSVCDNAKESCPIFPRPVKRIHIGFHDPHGEPLESFLAVRDDIRARLVPAVRAALGL is encoded by the coding sequence ATGACTACAGCTAAAACCGTCCTTGTCCTGTGCACGGGCAATTCCTGTCGCTCCCAGATGGGGGAGGCGATTCTTAATCACGAACTGGCCGGCCTGGTGCGTGCCATCTCTGCCGGGACCAGTCCCCAGCCCAAGGTGGCCGATGGTGCCATCGAGGCGCTGCAGCAAGCCGGTTTGCCGACTGATGGTTTGTTTCCCAAGACTGTCGAGGCGGTGATGGATCAGGACATCGACCTGGTGGTCAGCGTCTGCGACAACGCCAAGGAAAGTTGCCCCATTTTCCCGCGGCCAGTGAAGCGTATCCATATTGGCTTTCATGACCCGCATGGCGAGCCGCTGGAAAGCTTTCTGGCTGTGCGCGATGACATCCGTGCCCGTCTGGTACCGGCTGTGCGTGCAGCCCTTGGCTTATAA
- a CDS encoding ArsR/SmtB family transcription factor yields METLNAAEILAALGHESRLAIFRLLVEAGPKGINASAIGEQLSIPNATLSFHLSHLSRVGLIKGERESRFIHYSAEYGTMDDLIAFLTNNCCQGKACLPKTAACDTTETCCSQNPASPE; encoded by the coding sequence ATGGAAACATTAAACGCCGCTGAAATTCTTGCTGCCCTTGGGCATGAGTCACGCCTTGCGATCTTCCGTTTGCTGGTAGAGGCTGGCCCCAAGGGAATAAATGCCTCCGCCATTGGCGAACAGTTGAGCATTCCCAATGCCACGCTGTCATTCCATCTATCCCACCTTAGCCGTGTCGGCCTGATCAAGGGCGAGCGGGAGAGCCGGTTTATTCACTACTCTGCCGAGTACGGGACGATGGATGATCTCATTGCTTTCCTGACCAATAATTGTTGCCAGGGCAAGGCCTGTCTGCCCAAGACGGCAGCTTGTGATACGACGGAAACGTGTTGCAGCCAGAATCCTGCTTCTCCGGAATGA
- a CDS encoding EamA family transporter → MIGTASWLFWALLSAVFAALTAIFAKVGIRGVDSDLATLIRTGIIGVVLSLFVWLGGKWSNPLQLSGKTWLFLGLSGIATGLSWACYFRALQMGEASKVAPVDKLSLVLVAVFAVIFLGERPAPREWLGIALVACGVVVLAFKR, encoded by the coding sequence ATGATCGGAACGGCCAGCTGGTTGTTCTGGGCCTTGTTGTCGGCGGTGTTTGCCGCGCTGACGGCTATTTTTGCCAAGGTAGGCATTCGTGGTGTGGATTCCGACCTGGCCACGCTGATCCGCACCGGCATTATCGGCGTGGTGTTGTCGCTGTTTGTCTGGCTTGGCGGCAAATGGAGCAATCCCTTGCAGCTGTCGGGCAAGACCTGGTTGTTTCTGGGCCTGTCCGGCATTGCAACCGGCCTGTCCTGGGCCTGTTATTTCCGTGCGCTGCAAATGGGCGAGGCATCGAAAGTGGCCCCGGTCGACAAGCTGAGCCTGGTGCTGGTAGCGGTGTTTGCTGTGATCTTTCTGGGTGAGCGCCCGGCCCCGCGAGAATGGCTGGGCATCGCCCTGGTGGCCTGCGGGGTAGTGGTGCTGGCCTTCAAGCGCTAA